The DNA window CAAATCGGCTTGGTATCAAGACGAGATATCATCCAACGAATTCTTTGAGCCGGGTGAGAAACTTGTAATCGCCTTCAACAACAGTGCTTACAACCACTTTGGAGCAGGCGATTCGGTTACAATAAAAGTCCTGCACACTCCAAGCAACCAGATGATATTGTCAGCAAAAGTGGCAGCTCAGTGAACTTGAACTTTTTCTTCTTTTTGTTTTCTTTTTTAAATAACCTGGCTGTTTTGGTTTGGCTAAAGTTGTGATTCTCTTCTTAATTTAAGCAGACCGCTGCTCTTAATTCAACGCTCTCAGCCAACCCAACCACTCGCATTTTTACTTCAATTCCGCAGCTCAGCGAAGCGAATTTTAGAATCCAAACGATAAACCTGCTTCGTGAGGTGAGACTTAGGTGAAAACCTTATTTTCGAGCTTTCTGACGCGGTCAATTAGATCCTCGATGATCTTATCTTTGGCTTTTAATTCTTTGAGCTCTACGGTGTTCTGCTCTACTCTCTCCACAAGCTTGTCTATTCTCGTCGATAGAGCGAGAATAACTTCTGTAAGGTGATCTACCCTTTTGTTAAGTTCTTGGTTCATCGTGTCCACTTTTGAGCTTAGTGCATCCACTCTTTTGTTTGTTTCGTCTATTCTTTTGCTTAGCTCTTGATTTATCGAGTCAATCCTCCTGTTAGTTTCATCTATCCTTTTGCTTAATTCCTGATTTATCGAATCAACTTTCAAGCTTAATGAATCTATCCTCTTGTTTAACTCTTGATTTATAGAATCAATTCTCTTATTCGTTTCATCAATTCTCCTACTCAGCTCTTCGTTAATTTTGTCGATTCTTTTATTCGCTTCGTCCATCCTTCTTTCCAGTCCATCCATTCTCTTCTCTATGGAATCCATTCTTTGCTCAATACCATCTATTCTCTTGTTCATCGTCTCGACTGCTATCCTGAAGCCTTCGAGCTGTCCTCTGACCTCGGCTTTAAATTCTTTGAACTCTTCTCTTATTTCACCAATTATCGCATCCCTGAACTTTTCAAGAACCTTCTCAATATCCATTAAAAAATTTATCAGCTACGGAAATTTAAAAGTTTATCGAAACGTCTGAAAATTTGATTGAACGAATGAAGGCACAGCAAAGCCGACAAACTCCCTTCTAATAACCAACGACAAAATTACGTCTAGATATATCAGTAGCGATGCAGCACTCACTCGACGGGTTTTCTTGTGATATCCCAACTCTTAAACCGAGAACTTGGAGAACGGTAACTCCTATGAGCACTTTTTGATCACGTCGGAGATAAGTACGGGGACGATTTCTCTTTTGTCCATTATTTTTGTCATATCTTCGCTTTAACCTTGATGTGTCCCATGGTTTTTATCACTGTTGCAAAAAGTATGTTTGAAGAAGAGGTAAGTCAAGTTTTGGAGAGAAGTATACGGGCATCGTTGAGCTCGATTTTTCGAAATAGTTTGTTGAAGACGGTTATAATTCTATATCAAAATTCTACTATGAGAGTCAAAGTAACAAGGAACTACCAGATAACGATACCAGCGGAAATACGGAGAAAAGTCAATCTCAGGCTTGGCGATGTTGTTGACGTAACGTACGACGAAAAAACGGGGGAGATAAGGATAAAAAAGATTTTAGACTCGTTATGAAAGCAGTCATTGATACCAACGTTCTCATCTACGACACGTTCGAGGACAGCATTTACCACTTGCAGGCAAGAAAGCTACTTGATGAGCTTGGACAAAGGTATATCCCGGCAATAGTCGTCCACGAGTACGTGTGGGCGTTGAAATCACTCAAAATTTCTCCCGAAGACGTCCTCTACAAGGTGGAGGAAATTATGAACCACCACAAATCCAAGTTGCTTGCAGATACTGAATACGGCATGATTTCCGCACTTGGTACCGTTGTTAAGGAAAACCTGAGTTTGTCAAGATACAACG is part of the Ferroglobus placidus DSM 10642 genome and encodes:
- a CDS encoding coiled-coil domain-containing protein, whose amino-acid sequence is MDIEKVLEKFRDAIIGEIREEFKEFKAEVRGQLEGFRIAVETMNKRIDGIEQRMDSIEKRMDGLERRMDEANKRIDKINEELSRRIDETNKRIDSINQELNKRIDSLSLKVDSINQELSKRIDETNRRIDSINQELSKRIDETNKRVDALSSKVDTMNQELNKRVDHLTEVILALSTRIDKLVERVEQNTVELKELKAKDKIIEDLIDRVRKLENKVFT
- a CDS encoding AbrB/MazE/SpoVT family DNA-binding domain-containing protein, yielding MRVKVTRNYQITIPAEIRRKVNLRLGDVVDVTYDEKTGEIRIKKILDSL
- a CDS encoding PIN domain-containing protein, producing the protein MKAVIDTNVLIYDTFEDSIYHLQARKLLDELGQRYIPAIVVHEYVWALKSLKISPEDVLYKVEEIMNHHKSKLLADTEYGMISALGTVVKENLSLSRYNDKVILSAAIRNRASIATFDEKLRKQALFWNRRSTR